DNA sequence from the Glycine soja cultivar W05 chromosome 18, ASM419377v2, whole genome shotgun sequence genome:
TCTCCAACAGGGTCAATTTAAAAAACCCTAATGGCCCAAATGCTGTTCTTGATCTTCTCAACAACTATGGGTTCTCCAAAACACAGCTTGCAAAACTTGTGGTGAGACATCCTTTAGTGCTTGTTGCAAAAGCAAAGAAAACCCTTTTGCCTAAACTCAAGTTCTTTCGTTCTATTGGGGTCTCCGACACTGACATGCCAAAAATCCTGATTGCTAATCATTGTATCTTGGAGAGGAGCTTGGAAAAATGCCTCATCCCACGTTATGAGTTCCTAAAGAGTGTACTTTGTGATGATCGGGAAGTTGTTAGAGCTTTGAAAAGTTCCCCTCTTGGTTTTGTATATGGTGACTTAGTGAATGCCTTGGTTccaaacattaaaattttgagGCAATCTGGTGTGTCTCAGGCATCCATCTCTTTCCTACTGACCATTGCTCTGCCTGCAGCATATGTGGAGCATTCCAGATTTGTGGAAGCTGTGAAGACAGTTAAGGAAATTGGgtttagtcctttgaaaacaaattttgtCGTGGCTATTTCCGTGCTTACAACTATGAGGAAAACAGTCTGGAATTCAAGGTTTGAGGTTTATGAGAGTTGGGGCTGGAACCGTGAAATGGCTCTTCGAGCATTTAGAAAGTTTCCTGGTTTTATGAAGTTTTCAGGGGAGACGTTTACcaaaaaaatgagtttcctgGTGAAGGATATGGGTTGGCCATCTGAAGCTATTGCTGAATATCCTCAAGTTGTAGCATACAGCTTGGAGAAGAGAATTATCCCTAGATTCTCTGTTATcaaaatcttgaaatcaaaaggTCTGCTT
Encoded proteins:
- the LOC114395467 gene encoding transcription termination factor MTERF2, chloroplastic-like: MMSNFLLIARLTASSSFTRYKSTHIPLGSLLQHKHTASLFFFNSFTSATSSDSESDGNHHKGDTFTVSYLINSCGVSPTLARELSNRVNLKNPNGPNAVLDLLNNYGFSKTQLAKLVVRHPLVLVAKAKKTLLPKLKFFRSIGVSDTDMPKILIANHCILERSLEKCLIPRYEFLKSVLCDDREVVRALKSSPLGFVYGDLVNALVPNIKILRQSGVSQASISFLLTIALPAAYVEHSRFVEAVKTVKEIGFSPLKTNFVVAISVLTTMRKTVWNSRFEVYESWGWNREMALRAFRKFPGFMKFSGETFTKKMSFLVKDMGWPSEAIAEYPQVVAYSLEKRIIPRFSVIKILKSKGLLEKNMHFSSIICTAEEKFLEKFVVNFQKILPFLPDVYRGLINPSNVL